GGCAGTGTCTGATCTTGCAAGGAAAACTCTCTGGTAATCCACAGATTTATCTTTTAAGTATTCTTCAGCCATATTATGTGCATTGAGCATATTATCTTTATCCTCAAAAAGAGGTATTACATTAATTTTTTTAGGTTTAAATTCCCCAATCCACTCTGCAATAGTTATATCTCCATTTTTAAAGGGTTTATTTTGTTTACCCACCACAAAATCACTGTAATATCTGTAAATTCTATCAAGACAATCTGAAGAAGCTGTCATTGGTAAAATTACTTCAAATACAGGTACGTAGTCCTCCCCATAAAATAGTTTAGCAGCGTCAAATGAACGAGGAATACTTTCCAGTGTTTCCAGTAAAAATTTTGCTTCTGCTTTTTCAACTGTGGGGTTAGGAACTCTTAAAGTTAAAAAAACATCTTTACCTAAAATTTTATCTTTAAAAAATGATCCATATTTTGTAAGTAATTTTTTAACAACGTAGCTATCAACTTCTTTACCTTCACAATCCCACATCTGCTCATCACAGCCTAAATGGGATAAAACATAGTATGCTTCAGCTATTTCTTCTTCACCACCAAGTTCAGCATCTGCTGAAAAAAATGGAGGGTTTACATTATCTGGATGCTGTGTACTCATACATCTTGGAATTTTCATTTATATTTCTCCTTTTATGTTTTTTAATATTTTATTAAGGGAATTTATATTATTGAACCATTCATTTCCAGTTATTTCATTAGCACATGCACAGTAAACTTGTAAAATTAAATTCCTGTATTCATGAGGAATATGTTCTGGTTGAACTGTACAGATTTCTTTCCATCTGGATCGATCTTTTATTAGCTTCTTCTGTAGCAAGCAAAAACTGTTTTGAAGCTATATGACTTTTTTATTTTCAAAGCAAATCCCTCCCCTCCTATTCATAATGATTAATAATTACAGAACCTGGGGTTCAAAAATTTTTTTAAAATTTCAATAGTTTGAAATTTATCATTTTGAACTGATCTCATTTTACTATACATTCTACAGCTTATATTTTTTCTTTTTAAGAAGTTTAAATTAATTACATTTTCTCTCATTTTATCCTTATTTAGAAACACTTTTAAACTCCTAACAGCTTTTAAACATATCACTAATTGAATAATTAATATCATAAAGACATCCAAACATCAATAAAGTTATAATTATAGTTATATAAAAATGTTTTTATATAACTATATAGCGATATAGCAACATTAAAAGTTAAATAGTATAAGGAAAAATAGAAGTAGTAGAGGTGATTTAAATACCCAATCAGAAGACACTTAATGTACGAATTCCAGTAGAATTAATGGACGAATTTAAAGAAAAGGCGTATAAAAAGTTTAATTATGAAAAAGGATCCCTTAAAATGGCCTGTATTGAAGCTTTAAGGGAGTGGTGTAATAAAAGCTAAAATATGATAGGTAGCTTTCTTGCAATTCAAAGTCTAAACAAAAAGAAGTCCAAACACGGATTTAACTAAAAATAAGCATTCTGACAGGCATAATATCTGGTTTTGGGTAGCCTCTTATAGTTTATTCTTTTTCCTGATAGCCCACAAACACGAAGTGTTTGGGGCCTAAGAAACGAAGTTTCTTAGGGCCGTCGAAAATCTTTGATTTTCGGGGCCACGAAATTATAAATTTCGTACGGCCCACAAACACGAAGTGTTTGGGGCCCAAGAAACGAAGTTTCTTAGGGCTGTCGAACATGAAATGTTCGGGCAATCAAAATCAGAGATTTTGATAGCTCCCATTATATTCTCCAGAGCCAGTGACATCAAATACCACTGCTTGAGCAATCCTTTCTCCCTTTTTTATTTTATAATCAAATTCTCCGTAATTATAAAGCATAAACTGCAGTGTCCCATAAAATCCAGGGTCTCCAAGAGCAGTGTGAACTGAAATGAAAGAGCGGTTAAGAGTTGATCTTGGAAGATAAATCATGGAGTATCCCTTAGGAATTTTAATTTTAGGCTCAACAGTAACTGAATAAGCAGTTTTAGGCTTTAATATGTAAATTGGAGGATCTAATCTCTCTAATTCAGGAAGATTTTTCTTATTATCAATTAGAGAACCTGAATTTTTCTGTATAAATACTTCATTCAACCTTAAATCTATTCCTGAAGGTTGTATAAGCTCTTTAAAATCTGGAAATAATTTTATCAATTCTTTTTCGCCTAAAATACTAAAATACCTCCAAAAATATTTTCAATTATTTCTGGTTTAGAAATGCTATTGAAGACTATGATTTC
This is a stretch of genomic DNA from Methanobacterium sp.. It encodes these proteins:
- a CDS encoding deoxyuridine 5'-triphosphate nucleotidohydrolase, giving the protein MLGEKELIKLFPDFKELIQPSGIDLRLNEVFIQKNSGSLIDNKKNLPELERLDPPIYILKPKTAYSVTVEPKIKIPKGYSMIYLPRSTLNRSFISVHTALGDPGFYGTLQFMLYNYGEFDYKIKKGERIAQAVVFDVTGSGEYNGSYQNL